A portion of the Homo sapiens chromosome 16, GRCh38.p14 Primary Assembly genome contains these proteins:
- the SLC22A31 gene encoding putative solute carrier family 22 member 31 isoform f (isoform f is encoded by transcript variant 9): MGAGLFSVVGTLLLPGLAALVQDWRLLQGLGALMSGLLLLFWGFPALFPESPCWLLATGQVARARKILWRFAEASGVGPGDSSLEENSLATELTMLSARSPQPRYHSPLGLLRTRVTWRNGLILGFSSLVGGGIRASFRRSLAPQVPTFYLPYFLEAGLEAAALVFLLLTADCCGRRPVLLLGTMVTGLASLLLLAGAQYLPGWTVLFLSVLGLLASRAVSALSSLFAAEVFPTVIRASSCNKSSSPPLLSLPCCVSCCCLRAEAGGCPSHCRTPTACAAPHSCGAAPARTTCLCCRPPTPTGPATPPSSTSPAWWPWEPGWDQSQGLGHG, from the exons ATGGGGGCTGGCCTTTTCTCGGTGGTGGGCACCCTGCTGCTGCCCGGCCTGGCTGCGCTTGTGCAGGACTGGCGTCTTCTGCAGGGGCTGGGTGCCCTGATGAGTGGACTCTTGCTGCTCTTTTGGGG GTTCCCGGCCCTGTTCCCCGAGTCTCCCTGCTGGCTGCTGGCCACAGGTCAGGTAGCTCGAGCCAGGAAGATCCTGTGGCGCTTTGCAGAAGCCAGTGGCGTGGGCCCCGGGGACAGTTCCTTGGAGGAGAACTCCCTGGCTACAG AGCTGACCATGCTGTCTGCACGGAGCCCCCAGCCCCGGTACCACTCCCCACTGGGGCTTCTGCGTACCCGAGTCACCTGGAGAAACGGGCTTATCTTGGGCTTCAGCTC gctggttGGTGGAGGCATCAGAGCTAGCTTCCGCCGCAGCCTGGCACCTCAGGTGCCGACCTTCTACCTGCCCTACTTCCTGGAGGCCGGCCTGGAGGCGGCAGCCTTGGTCTTCCTGCTCCTGACGGCAGATTGCTGTGGACGCCGCCCCGTGCTGCTGCTGGGCACCATGGTCACAGGCCTGGCATCCCTGCTGCTCCTCGCTGGGGCCCAGT ATCTGCCAGGCTGGACTGTGCTGTTCCTCTCTGTCCTGGGGCTCCTGGCCTCCCGGGCTGTGTCCGCACTCAGCAGCCTCTTCGCGGCCGAGGTCTTCCCCACGGTGATCAG GGCTTCTTCCTGCAACAAGTCGTCTTCGCCTCCCTTGCTGTCCTTGCCCTGCTGTGTGTCCTGCTGCTGCCTGAGAGCCGAAGCCGGGGGCTGCCCCAGTCACTGCAGGACGCCGACCGCCTGCGCCGCTCCCCACTCCTGCGGGGCCGCCCCCGCCAGGACCACCTGCCTCTGCTGCCGCCCTCCAACTCCTACTGGGCCGGCCACACCCCCGAGCAGCACTAGTCCTGCCTGGTGGCCCTGGGAGCCAGGATGGGACCAAAGTCAAGGCCTGGGGCATGGCTGA
- the SLC22A31 gene encoding putative solute carrier family 22 member 31 isoform X2, protein MELFQSSPRPPLQPVCVCPGLELCDPPHRLAFSMGAGLFSVVGTLLLPGLAALVQDWRLLQGLGALMSGLLLLFWGFPALFPESPCWLLATGQVARARKILWRFAEASGVGPGDSSLEENSLATELTMLSARSPQPRYHSPLGLLRTRVTWRNGLILGFSSLVGGGIRASFRRSLAPQVPTFYLPYFLEAGLEAAALVFLLLTADCCGRRPVLLLGTMVTGLASLLLLAGAQYLPGWTVLFLSVLGLLASRAVSALSSLFAAEVFPTVIRASSCNKSSSPPLLSLPCCVSCCCLRAEAGGCPSHCRTPTACAAPHSCGAAPARTTCLCCRPPTPTGPATPPSSTSPAWWPWEPGWDQSQGLGHG, encoded by the exons ATGGAACTGTTCCAGTCCTCCCCGAGGCCTCCACTTCAACCTGTCTGTGTCTGCCCAGGCCTGGAGTTGTGTGACCCTCCCCACCGCCTGGCCTTCTCCATGGGGGCTGGCCTTTTCTCGGTGGTGGGCACCCTGCTGCTGCCCGGCCTGGCTGCGCTTGTGCAGGACTGGCGTCTTCTGCAGGGGCTGGGTGCCCTGATGAGTGGACTCTTGCTGCTCTTTTGGGG GTTCCCGGCCCTGTTCCCCGAGTCTCCCTGCTGGCTGCTGGCCACAGGTCAGGTAGCTCGAGCCAGGAAGATCCTGTGGCGCTTTGCAGAAGCCAGTGGCGTGGGCCCCGGGGACAGTTCCTTGGAGGAGAACTCCCTGGCTACAG AGCTGACCATGCTGTCTGCACGGAGCCCCCAGCCCCGGTACCACTCCCCACTGGGGCTTCTGCGTACCCGAGTCACCTGGAGAAACGGGCTTATCTTGGGCTTCAGCTC gctggttGGTGGAGGCATCAGAGCTAGCTTCCGCCGCAGCCTGGCACCTCAGGTGCCGACCTTCTACCTGCCCTACTTCCTGGAGGCCGGCCTGGAGGCGGCAGCCTTGGTCTTCCTGCTCCTGACGGCAGATTGCTGTGGACGCCGCCCCGTGCTGCTGCTGGGCACCATGGTCACAGGCCTGGCATCCCTGCTGCTCCTCGCTGGGGCCCAGT ATCTGCCAGGCTGGACTGTGCTGTTCCTCTCTGTCCTGGGGCTCCTGGCCTCCCGGGCTGTGTCCGCACTCAGCAGCCTCTTCGCGGCCGAGGTCTTCCCCACGGTGATCAG GGCTTCTTCCTGCAACAAGTCGTCTTCGCCTCCCTTGCTGTCCTTGCCCTGCTGTGTGTCCTGCTGCTGCCTGAGAGCCGAAGCCGGGGGCTGCCCCAGTCACTGCAGGACGCCGACCGCCTGCGCCGCTCCCCACTCCTGCGGGGCCGCCCCCGCCAGGACCACCTGCCTCTGCTGCCGCCCTCCAACTCCTACTGGGCCGGCCACACCCCCGAGCAGCACTAGTCCTGCCTGGTGGCCCTGGGAGCCAGGATGGGACCAAAGTCAAGGCCTGGGGCATGGCTGA
- the SLC22A31 gene encoding putative solute carrier family 22 member 31 isoform g (isoform g is encoded by transcript variant 10) produces MGAGLFSVVGTLLLPGLAALVQDWRLLQGLGALMSGLLLLFWGFPALFPESPCWLLATGQVARARKILWRFAEASGVGPGDSSLEENSLATELTMLSARSPQPRYHSPLGLLRTRVTWRNGLILGFSSLVGGGIRASFRRSLAPQVPTFYLPYFLEAGLEAAALVFLLLTADCCGRRPVLLLGTMVTGLASLLLLAGAQYLPGWTVLFLSVLGLLASRAVSALSSLFAAEVFPTVIRAEAGGCPSHCRTPTACAAPHSCGAAPARTTCLCCRPPTPTGPATPPSSTSPAWWPWEPGWDQSQGLGHG; encoded by the exons ATGGGGGCTGGCCTTTTCTCGGTGGTGGGCACCCTGCTGCTGCCCGGCCTGGCTGCGCTTGTGCAGGACTGGCGTCTTCTGCAGGGGCTGGGTGCCCTGATGAGTGGACTCTTGCTGCTCTTTTGGGG GTTCCCGGCCCTGTTCCCCGAGTCTCCCTGCTGGCTGCTGGCCACAGGTCAGGTAGCTCGAGCCAGGAAGATCCTGTGGCGCTTTGCAGAAGCCAGTGGCGTGGGCCCCGGGGACAGTTCCTTGGAGGAGAACTCCCTGGCTACAG AGCTGACCATGCTGTCTGCACGGAGCCCCCAGCCCCGGTACCACTCCCCACTGGGGCTTCTGCGTACCCGAGTCACCTGGAGAAACGGGCTTATCTTGGGCTTCAGCTC gctggttGGTGGAGGCATCAGAGCTAGCTTCCGCCGCAGCCTGGCACCTCAGGTGCCGACCTTCTACCTGCCCTACTTCCTGGAGGCCGGCCTGGAGGCGGCAGCCTTGGTCTTCCTGCTCCTGACGGCAGATTGCTGTGGACGCCGCCCCGTGCTGCTGCTGGGCACCATGGTCACAGGCCTGGCATCCCTGCTGCTCCTCGCTGGGGCCCAGT ATCTGCCAGGCTGGACTGTGCTGTTCCTCTCTGTCCTGGGGCTCCTGGCCTCCCGGGCTGTGTCCGCACTCAGCAGCCTCTTCGCGGCCGAGGTCTTCCCCACGGTGATCAG AGCCGAAGCCGGGGGCTGCCCCAGTCACTGCAGGACGCCGACCGCCTGCGCCGCTCCCCACTCCTGCGGGGCCGCCCCCGCCAGGACCACCTGCCTCTGCTGCCGCCCTCCAACTCCTACTGGGCCGGCCACACCCCCGAGCAGCACTAGTCCTGCCTGGTGGCCCTGGGAGCCAGGATGGGACCAAAGTCAAGGCCTGGGGCATGGCTGA
- the SLC22A31 gene encoding putative solute carrier family 22 member 31 isoform e (isoform e is encoded by transcript variant 8), whose product MGAGLFSVVGTLLLPGLAALVQDWRLLQGLGALMSGLLLLFWGFPALFPESPCWLLATGQVARARKILWRFAEASGVGPGDSSLEENSLATELTMLSARSPQPRYHSPLGLLRTRVTWRNGLILGFSSLVGGGIRASFRRSLAPQVPTFYLPYFLEAGLEAAALVFLLLTADCCGRRPVLLLGTMVTGLASLLLLAGAQYLPGWTVLFLSVLGLLASRAVSALSSLFAAEVFPTVIRGAGLGLVLGAGFLGQAAGPLDTLHGRQGFFLQQVVFASLAVLALLCVLLLPESRSRGLPQSLQDADRLRRSPLLRGRPRQDHLPLLPPSNSYWAGHTPEQH is encoded by the exons ATGGGGGCTGGCCTTTTCTCGGTGGTGGGCACCCTGCTGCTGCCCGGCCTGGCTGCGCTTGTGCAGGACTGGCGTCTTCTGCAGGGGCTGGGTGCCCTGATGAGTGGACTCTTGCTGCTCTTTTGGGG GTTCCCGGCCCTGTTCCCCGAGTCTCCCTGCTGGCTGCTGGCCACAGGTCAGGTAGCTCGAGCCAGGAAGATCCTGTGGCGCTTTGCAGAAGCCAGTGGCGTGGGCCCCGGGGACAGTTCCTTGGAGGAGAACTCCCTGGCTACAG AGCTGACCATGCTGTCTGCACGGAGCCCCCAGCCCCGGTACCACTCCCCACTGGGGCTTCTGCGTACCCGAGTCACCTGGAGAAACGGGCTTATCTTGGGCTTCAGCTC gctggttGGTGGAGGCATCAGAGCTAGCTTCCGCCGCAGCCTGGCACCTCAGGTGCCGACCTTCTACCTGCCCTACTTCCTGGAGGCCGGCCTGGAGGCGGCAGCCTTGGTCTTCCTGCTCCTGACGGCAGATTGCTGTGGACGCCGCCCCGTGCTGCTGCTGGGCACCATGGTCACAGGCCTGGCATCCCTGCTGCTCCTCGCTGGGGCCCAGT ATCTGCCAGGCTGGACTGTGCTGTTCCTCTCTGTCCTGGGGCTCCTGGCCTCCCGGGCTGTGTCCGCACTCAGCAGCCTCTTCGCGGCCGAGGTCTTCCCCACGGTGATCAG GGGGGCCGGGCTGGGCCTGGTGCTGGGGGCCGGGTTCCTGGGCCAGGCAGCCGGCCCCCTGGACACCCTGCACGGCCGGCAGGGCTTCTTCCTGCAACAAGTCGTCTTCGCCTCCCTTGCTGTCCTTGCCCTGCTGTGTGTCCTGCTGCTGCCTGAGAGCCGAAGCCGGGGGCTGCCCCAGTCACTGCAGGACGCCGACCGCCTGCGCCGCTCCCCACTCCTGCGGGGCCGCCCCCGCCAGGACCACCTGCCTCTGCTGCCGCCCTCCAACTCCTACTGGGCCGGCCACACCCCCGAGCAGCACTAG
- the SLC22A31 gene encoding putative solute carrier family 22 member 31 isoform X1, whose amino-acid sequence MELFQSSPRPPLQPVCVCPGLELCDPPHRLAFSMGAGLFSVVGTLLLPGLAALVQDWRLLQGLGALMSGLLLLFWGFPALFPESPCWLLATGQVARARKILWRFAEASGVGPGDSSLEENSLATELTMLSARSPQPRYHSPLGLLRTRVTWRNGLILGFSSLVGGGIRASFRRSLAPQVPTFYLPYFLEAGLEAAALVFLLLTADCCGRRPVLLLGTMVTGLASLLLLAGAQYLPGWTVLFLSVLGLLASRAVSALSSLFAAEVFPTVIRGAGLGLVLGAGFLGQAAGPLDTLHGRQGFFLQQVVFASLAVLALLCVLLLPESRSRGLPQSLQDADRLRRSPLLRGRPRQDHLPLLPPSNSYWAGHTPEQH is encoded by the exons ATGGAACTGTTCCAGTCCTCCCCGAGGCCTCCACTTCAACCTGTCTGTGTCTGCCCAGGCCTGGAGTTGTGTGACCCTCCCCACCGCCTGGCCTTCTCCATGGGGGCTGGCCTTTTCTCGGTGGTGGGCACCCTGCTGCTGCCCGGCCTGGCTGCGCTTGTGCAGGACTGGCGTCTTCTGCAGGGGCTGGGTGCCCTGATGAGTGGACTCTTGCTGCTCTTTTGGGG GTTCCCGGCCCTGTTCCCCGAGTCTCCCTGCTGGCTGCTGGCCACAGGTCAGGTAGCTCGAGCCAGGAAGATCCTGTGGCGCTTTGCAGAAGCCAGTGGCGTGGGCCCCGGGGACAGTTCCTTGGAGGAGAACTCCCTGGCTACAG AGCTGACCATGCTGTCTGCACGGAGCCCCCAGCCCCGGTACCACTCCCCACTGGGGCTTCTGCGTACCCGAGTCACCTGGAGAAACGGGCTTATCTTGGGCTTCAGCTC gctggttGGTGGAGGCATCAGAGCTAGCTTCCGCCGCAGCCTGGCACCTCAGGTGCCGACCTTCTACCTGCCCTACTTCCTGGAGGCCGGCCTGGAGGCGGCAGCCTTGGTCTTCCTGCTCCTGACGGCAGATTGCTGTGGACGCCGCCCCGTGCTGCTGCTGGGCACCATGGTCACAGGCCTGGCATCCCTGCTGCTCCTCGCTGGGGCCCAGT ATCTGCCAGGCTGGACTGTGCTGTTCCTCTCTGTCCTGGGGCTCCTGGCCTCCCGGGCTGTGTCCGCACTCAGCAGCCTCTTCGCGGCCGAGGTCTTCCCCACGGTGATCAG GGGGGCCGGGCTGGGCCTGGTGCTGGGGGCCGGGTTCCTGGGCCAGGCAGCCGGCCCCCTGGACACCCTGCACGGCCGGCAGGGCTTCTTCCTGCAACAAGTCGTCTTCGCCTCCCTTGCTGTCCTTGCCCTGCTGTGTGTCCTGCTGCTGCCTGAGAGCCGAAGCCGGGGGCTGCCCCAGTCACTGCAGGACGCCGACCGCCTGCGCCGCTCCCCACTCCTGCGGGGCCGCCCCCGCCAGGACCACCTGCCTCTGCTGCCGCCCTCCAACTCCTACTGGGCCGGCCACACCCCCGAGCAGCACTAG
- the SLC22A31 gene encoding putative solute carrier family 22 member 31 isoform h (isoform h is encoded by transcript variant 12), whose protein sequence is MLSARSPQPRYHSPLGLLRTRVTWRNGLILGFSSLVGGGIRASFRRSLAPQVPTFYLPYFLEAGLEAAALVFLLLTADCCGRRPVLLLGTMVTGLASLLLLAGAQYLPGWTVLFLSVLGLLASRAVSALSSLFAAEVFPTVIRGAGLGLVLGAGFLGQAAGPLDTLHGRQGFFLQQVVFASLAVLALLCVLLLPESRSRGLPQSLQDADRLRRSPLLRGRPRQDHLPLLPPSNSYWAGHTPEQH, encoded by the exons ATGCTGTCTGCACGGAGCCCCCAGCCCCGGTACCACTCCCCACTGGGGCTTCTGCGTACCCGAGTCACCTGGAGAAACGGGCTTATCTTGGGCTTCAGCTC gctggttGGTGGAGGCATCAGAGCTAGCTTCCGCCGCAGCCTGGCACCTCAGGTGCCGACCTTCTACCTGCCCTACTTCCTGGAGGCCGGCCTGGAGGCGGCAGCCTTGGTCTTCCTGCTCCTGACGGCAGATTGCTGTGGACGCCGCCCCGTGCTGCTGCTGGGCACCATGGTCACAGGCCTGGCATCCCTGCTGCTCCTCGCTGGGGCCCAGT ATCTGCCAGGCTGGACTGTGCTGTTCCTCTCTGTCCTGGGGCTCCTGGCCTCCCGGGCTGTGTCCGCACTCAGCAGCCTCTTCGCGGCCGAGGTCTTCCCCACGGTGATCAG GGGGGCCGGGCTGGGCCTGGTGCTGGGGGCCGGGTTCCTGGGCCAGGCAGCCGGCCCCCTGGACACCCTGCACGGCCGGCAGGGCTTCTTCCTGCAACAAGTCGTCTTCGCCTCCCTTGCTGTCCTTGCCCTGCTGTGTGTCCTGCTGCTGCCTGAGAGCCGAAGCCGGGGGCTGCCCCAGTCACTGCAGGACGCCGACCGCCTGCGCCGCTCCCCACTCCTGCGGGGCCGCCCCCGCCAGGACCACCTGCCTCTGCTGCCGCCCTCCAACTCCTACTGGGCCGGCCACACCCCCGAGCAGCACTAG
- the SLC22A31 gene encoding putative solute carrier family 22 member 31 isoform c (isoform c is encoded by transcript variant 3), with product MGAGLFSVVGTLLLPGLAALVQDWRLLQGLGALMSGLLLLFWGVTENYSDVLPLSLGVGWGPWPLPLLPGGGGGSRGHPHQRCRFPALFPESPCWLLATGQVARARKILWRFAEASGVGPGDSSLEENSLATELTMLSARSPQPRYHSPLGLLRTRVTWRNGLILGFSSLVGGGIRASFRRSLAPQVPTFYLPYFLEAGLEAAALVFLLLTADCCGRRPVLLLGTMVTGLASLLLLAGAQYLPGWTVLFLSVLGLLASRAVSALSSLFAAEVFPTVIRGAGLGLVLGAGFLGQAAGPLDTLHGRQGFFLQQVVFASLAVLALLCVLLLPESRSRGLPQSLQDADRLRRSPLLRGRPRQDHLPLLPPSNSYWAGHTPEQH from the exons ATGGGGGCTGGCCTTTTCTCGGTGGTGGGCACCCTGCTGCTGCCCGGCCTGGCTGCGCTTGTGCAGGACTGGCGTCTTCTGCAGGGGCTGGGTGCCCTGATGAGTGGACTCTTGCTGCTCTTTTGGGG GGTCACAGAGAACTACAGTGATGTCCTGCCCCtgagcctgggggtggggtgggggccctGGCCTTTGCCTCTCCttccaggaggaggtggagggagcCGTGGGCATCCTCACCAACGCTGCAGGTTCCCGGCCCTGTTCCCCGAGTCTCCCTGCTGGCTGCTGGCCACAGGTCAGGTAGCTCGAGCCAGGAAGATCCTGTGGCGCTTTGCAGAAGCCAGTGGCGTGGGCCCCGGGGACAGTTCCTTGGAGGAGAACTCCCTGGCTACAG AGCTGACCATGCTGTCTGCACGGAGCCCCCAGCCCCGGTACCACTCCCCACTGGGGCTTCTGCGTACCCGAGTCACCTGGAGAAACGGGCTTATCTTGGGCTTCAGCTC gctggttGGTGGAGGCATCAGAGCTAGCTTCCGCCGCAGCCTGGCACCTCAGGTGCCGACCTTCTACCTGCCCTACTTCCTGGAGGCCGGCCTGGAGGCGGCAGCCTTGGTCTTCCTGCTCCTGACGGCAGATTGCTGTGGACGCCGCCCCGTGCTGCTGCTGGGCACCATGGTCACAGGCCTGGCATCCCTGCTGCTCCTCGCTGGGGCCCAGT ATCTGCCAGGCTGGACTGTGCTGTTCCTCTCTGTCCTGGGGCTCCTGGCCTCCCGGGCTGTGTCCGCACTCAGCAGCCTCTTCGCGGCCGAGGTCTTCCCCACGGTGATCAG GGGGGCCGGGCTGGGCCTGGTGCTGGGGGCCGGGTTCCTGGGCCAGGCAGCCGGCCCCCTGGACACCCTGCACGGCCGGCAGGGCTTCTTCCTGCAACAAGTCGTCTTCGCCTCCCTTGCTGTCCTTGCCCTGCTGTGTGTCCTGCTGCTGCCTGAGAGCCGAAGCCGGGGGCTGCCCCAGTCACTGCAGGACGCCGACCGCCTGCGCCGCTCCCCACTCCTGCGGGGCCGCCCCCGCCAGGACCACCTGCCTCTGCTGCCGCCCTCCAACTCCTACTGGGCCGGCCACACCCCCGAGCAGCACTAG
- the SLC22A31 gene encoding putative solute carrier family 22 member 31 isoform a (isoform a is encoded by transcript variant 1) produces the protein MPHQLSQNWNLVCGDGWKVPLEQVSHLLGWLLGCVILGAGCDRFGRRAVFVASLVLTTGLGASEALAASFPTLLVLRLLHGGTLAGALLALYLARLELCDPPHRLAFSMGAGLFSVVGTLLLPGLAALVQDWRLLQGLGALMSGLLLLFWGFPALFPESPCWLLATGQVARARKILWRFAEASGVGPGDSSLEENSLATELTMLSARSPQPRYHSPLGLLRTRVTWRNGLILGFSSLVGGGIRASFRRSLAPQVPTFYLPYFLEAGLEAAALVFLLLTADCCGRRPVLLLGTMVTGLASLLLLAGAQYLPGWTVLFLSVLGLLASRAVSALSSLFAAEVFPTVIRGAGLGLVLGAGFLGQAAGPLDTLHGRQGFFLQQVVFASLAVLALLCVLLLPESRSRGLPQSLQDADRLRRSPLLRGRPRQDHLPLLPPSNSYWAGHTPEQH, from the exons ATGCCCCATCAGCTTTCCCAAAAC TGGAACCTTGTGTGTGGAGACGGCTGGAAGGTCCCGCTGGAGCAGGTGAGCCACCTCCTGGGCTGGCTGCTGGGCTGTGTCATCCTGGGAGCAGGCTGTGACCG GTTTGGACGCCGGGCAGTTTTTGTGGCCTCCCTGGTGCTGACCACAGGCCTGGGGGCCAGTGAGGCCCTGGCTGCCAGCTTCCCTACCCTGCTGGTCCTGCGCCTACTCCACGGGGGCACATTGGCAGGGGCCCTCCTCGCCCTGTATCTGGCTC GCCTGGAGTTGTGTGACCCTCCCCACCGCCTGGCCTTCTCCATGGGGGCTGGCCTTTTCTCGGTGGTGGGCACCCTGCTGCTGCCCGGCCTGGCTGCGCTTGTGCAGGACTGGCGTCTTCTGCAGGGGCTGGGTGCCCTGATGAGTGGACTCTTGCTGCTCTTTTGGGG GTTCCCGGCCCTGTTCCCCGAGTCTCCCTGCTGGCTGCTGGCCACAGGTCAGGTAGCTCGAGCCAGGAAGATCCTGTGGCGCTTTGCAGAAGCCAGTGGCGTGGGCCCCGGGGACAGTTCCTTGGAGGAGAACTCCCTGGCTACAG AGCTGACCATGCTGTCTGCACGGAGCCCCCAGCCCCGGTACCACTCCCCACTGGGGCTTCTGCGTACCCGAGTCACCTGGAGAAACGGGCTTATCTTGGGCTTCAGCTC gctggttGGTGGAGGCATCAGAGCTAGCTTCCGCCGCAGCCTGGCACCTCAGGTGCCGACCTTCTACCTGCCCTACTTCCTGGAGGCCGGCCTGGAGGCGGCAGCCTTGGTCTTCCTGCTCCTGACGGCAGATTGCTGTGGACGCCGCCCCGTGCTGCTGCTGGGCACCATGGTCACAGGCCTGGCATCCCTGCTGCTCCTCGCTGGGGCCCAGT ATCTGCCAGGCTGGACTGTGCTGTTCCTCTCTGTCCTGGGGCTCCTGGCCTCCCGGGCTGTGTCCGCACTCAGCAGCCTCTTCGCGGCCGAGGTCTTCCCCACGGTGATCAG GGGGGCCGGGCTGGGCCTGGTGCTGGGGGCCGGGTTCCTGGGCCAGGCAGCCGGCCCCCTGGACACCCTGCACGGCCGGCAGGGCTTCTTCCTGCAACAAGTCGTCTTCGCCTCCCTTGCTGTCCTTGCCCTGCTGTGTGTCCTGCTGCTGCCTGAGAGCCGAAGCCGGGGGCTGCCCCAGTCACTGCAGGACGCCGACCGCCTGCGCCGCTCCCCACTCCTGCGGGGCCGCCCCCGCCAGGACCACCTGCCTCTGCTGCCGCCCTCCAACTCCTACTGGGCCGGCCACACCCCCGAGCAGCACTAG
- the SLC22A31 gene encoding putative solute carrier family 22 member 31 isoform b (isoform b is encoded by transcript variant 2), whose protein sequence is MPHQLSQNVSGTLCVETAGRSRWSRFGRRAVFVASLVLTTGLGASEALAASFPTLLVLRLLHGGTLAGALLALYLARLELCDPPHRLAFSMGAGLFSVVGTLLLPGLAALVQDWRLLQGLGALMSGLLLLFWGFPALFPESPCWLLATGQVARARKILWRFAEASGVGPGDSSLEENSLATELTMLSARSPQPRYHSPLGLLRTRVTWRNGLILGFSSLVGGGIRASFRRSLAPQVPTFYLPYFLEAGLEAAALVFLLLTADCCGRRPVLLLGTMVTGLASLLLLAGAQYLPGWTVLFLSVLGLLASRAVSALSSLFAAEVFPTVIRGAGLGLVLGAGFLGQAAGPLDTLHGRQGFFLQQVVFASLAVLALLCVLLLPESRSRGLPQSLQDADRLRRSPLLRGRPRQDHLPLLPPSNSYWAGHTPEQH, encoded by the exons ATGCCCCATCAGCTTTCCCAAAACGTCAG TGGAACCTTGTGTGTGGAGACGGCTGGAAGGTCCCGCTGGAGCAG GTTTGGACGCCGGGCAGTTTTTGTGGCCTCCCTGGTGCTGACCACAGGCCTGGGGGCCAGTGAGGCCCTGGCTGCCAGCTTCCCTACCCTGCTGGTCCTGCGCCTACTCCACGGGGGCACATTGGCAGGGGCCCTCCTCGCCCTGTATCTGGCTC GCCTGGAGTTGTGTGACCCTCCCCACCGCCTGGCCTTCTCCATGGGGGCTGGCCTTTTCTCGGTGGTGGGCACCCTGCTGCTGCCCGGCCTGGCTGCGCTTGTGCAGGACTGGCGTCTTCTGCAGGGGCTGGGTGCCCTGATGAGTGGACTCTTGCTGCTCTTTTGGGG GTTCCCGGCCCTGTTCCCCGAGTCTCCCTGCTGGCTGCTGGCCACAGGTCAGGTAGCTCGAGCCAGGAAGATCCTGTGGCGCTTTGCAGAAGCCAGTGGCGTGGGCCCCGGGGACAGTTCCTTGGAGGAGAACTCCCTGGCTACAG AGCTGACCATGCTGTCTGCACGGAGCCCCCAGCCCCGGTACCACTCCCCACTGGGGCTTCTGCGTACCCGAGTCACCTGGAGAAACGGGCTTATCTTGGGCTTCAGCTC gctggttGGTGGAGGCATCAGAGCTAGCTTCCGCCGCAGCCTGGCACCTCAGGTGCCGACCTTCTACCTGCCCTACTTCCTGGAGGCCGGCCTGGAGGCGGCAGCCTTGGTCTTCCTGCTCCTGACGGCAGATTGCTGTGGACGCCGCCCCGTGCTGCTGCTGGGCACCATGGTCACAGGCCTGGCATCCCTGCTGCTCCTCGCTGGGGCCCAGT ATCTGCCAGGCTGGACTGTGCTGTTCCTCTCTGTCCTGGGGCTCCTGGCCTCCCGGGCTGTGTCCGCACTCAGCAGCCTCTTCGCGGCCGAGGTCTTCCCCACGGTGATCAG GGGGGCCGGGCTGGGCCTGGTGCTGGGGGCCGGGTTCCTGGGCCAGGCAGCCGGCCCCCTGGACACCCTGCACGGCCGGCAGGGCTTCTTCCTGCAACAAGTCGTCTTCGCCTCCCTTGCTGTCCTTGCCCTGCTGTGTGTCCTGCTGCTGCCTGAGAGCCGAAGCCGGGGGCTGCCCCAGTCACTGCAGGACGCCGACCGCCTGCGCCGCTCCCCACTCCTGCGGGGCCGCCCCCGCCAGGACCACCTGCCTCTGCTGCCGCCCTCCAACTCCTACTGGGCCGGCCACACCCCCGAGCAGCACTAG